A stretch of the Takifugu flavidus isolate HTHZ2018 chromosome 1, ASM371156v2, whole genome shotgun sequence genome encodes the following:
- the sytl5 gene encoding synaptotagmin-like protein 5 isoform X1: MEQLGEDLDFAFLLEHERDMILKVLQKDEKLRKREEKRIRRLKNELLEMKHKGFHRPQEVGERQCARCLKALGLIFGRGDLCTECQLRICNDCSIKLPNTYQWKCNVCAKISELKVATGEWFLEERSKRFEQGVPSSDAIKQTIMSIPYSAENKSTENLSVASDLEATDTPKSKRSAIRSVVDGARRRGKGKMEKMGNRLNVKPENGFDSSSVRSVSDGDARSERSVRSTQSSRSARDSSGLLESSGMPTVINNVGSTTPDRLSSCSDTRRVRPDGAESVASLYSSDTASDKRAASHHTHNSGTPTISVSRASGSSDHSRSEVDLLGPGSEHSDDTLSLRSRSVPGFNETEFSDEEEDIDALISAHNKTDDRHLSSALSTSSTPGSERRWGYLNIPDSDAETSSINSMMSMYSDTGDYGNARVSGEILLNISYSYKTGALNILVKECHNLATGDERKQRTDAYVKTYLLPDTSRQSKRKTSIKSNSINPVFNENLRYVISHSQLETRSLQVSVWHHDRFGQNRFLGEVELTFDTWELDTQIEEWYALQPKIEENIDTTMQYKGELTVVLKYIPAEKNLLLPLDQVQVSKGFLKGRKASSFSLPKGGMVELLIKGAKNLTAVKSGGTSDPFVKGYLLPDTNKSTKHKTEVQRRTVNPQWNHTFTYCGLQPGDLNNVCLELTVWDKEALASNVFLGGVRLGAGTGQSYGKDVDWMDSFGEEQRAWQRMIENPEVPQECTLLLRSSMRKCST; this comes from the exons ATGGAGCAGCTCGGGGAGGACCTGGATTTCGCCTTTCTGCTGGAGCACGAGAGAGACATGATCCTGAAGGTGTTGCAGAAAGATGAGAAGctcaggaagagggaggagaagaggataCG GCGACTGAAGAACGAGCTGTTGGAAATGAAACACAAAGGCTTCCATCGGCCACAGGAGGTTGGAGAGCGCCAGTGCGCTCGCTGCCTCAAGGCCTTGGGTCTGATCTTTGGGCGCGGCGATCTCTGCACAGAATGTCAGCTGCGCATCTGCAATGACTGCAGCATTAAACTACCCAACACCTACCAGTGGAAGTGTAACGTGTGTGCCAAGATCTC GGAGCTGAAGGTGGCAACAGGAGAGTGGTTCCTGGAGGAGCGGTCCAAGCGCTTTGAGCAGGGAGTGCCCAGCAGTGACGCCATCAAACAGACCATCATGAGCATCCCATACT CTGCAGAAAACAAATCGACAGAGAATCTGTCGGTGGCTAGTGACTTGGAGGCAACGGACACTCCGAAATCCAAAAGATCCGCCATACGCAGCGTAGTGGATGGTGccaggaggagagg aaaggggaagatggagaaaatgggTAACCGGCTGAATGTGAAGCCAGAGAACGGATTTGACAGCTCCAGTGTCAGATCTGTGTCAGACGGAGATGCTCGCAGCGAGAGGAGCGTTCGCTCCACTCAGAGTTCACGATCAGCCAG AGACAGTTCAGGGCTGTTGGAGTCCTCAGGGATGCCCACGGTCATCAACAATGTGGGATCAACAACGCCGGACAGACTGTCCTCCTGCAGCGACACccggagggtcagg CCTGATGGAGCAGAAAGTGTCGCCAGCTTATACTCCAGCGACACTGCGTCTGACAAAAGAGCCGCCAGCCATCACACGCATAACTCAGGCACCCCGACCATCTCTGTCTCCAGGGCGTCCGGGTCATCCG ATCACAGTCGCTCTGAGGTGGATCTGCTGGGGCCTGGCTCTGAACACAGCGACGACACCCTCAGCCTCAGAAGCCGTTCTGTCCCCGGGTTCAATGAAACG GAGTTCTccgacgaggaggaggacatcgATGCCCTGATATCGGCTCACAATAAGACTGATGACCGGCACCTGAGCAGCGCGTTGTCAACG TCTTCCACTCCTGGCTCTGAGAGGAGATGGGGGTACCTTAATATCCCTGACTCGGATGCAGAGACT AGCAGCATAAACAGCATGATGAGCATGTACAGTGATACCGGTGACTATGGCAACGCCAGAGTAAGTGGTGAGATTCTGCTGAACATCAGCTACAGCTACAAGACTGGTGCTCTCAACATTCTGGTAAAGGAGTGTCACAACCTCGCCACTGGAGATGAGAGGAAGCAACGCACTGACgc CTATGTGAAGACATACCTGCTGCCAGATACGTCCCGGCAGAGCAAGAGGAAGACGAGCATCAAGTCCAATTCCATCAACCCTGTTTTCAACGAGAAcctgagg TATGTTATCAGCCACTCTCAGCTGGAGACTCGAAGTCTGCAGGTCTCTGTGTGGCACCACGATCGCTTCGGACAGAACAGATTCCTGGGAGAGGTGGAGTTGACTTTCGACACCTGGGAGCTTGACACCCAGATAGAGGAGTGGTACGCGCTGCAGCCCAAG ATAGAGGAAAATATAGACACCACAATGCAGTACAAAGGAGAACTGACTGTGGTGTTGAAGTATATACCTGCAGAAAAGAACCTCTTGCTTCCTCTGGACCAAGTGCAAG TAAGTAAAGGGTTCCTGAAAGGCCGGAAGGCCAGCAGCTTCAGTCTGCCTAAAGGGGGCATGGTTGAGCTGCTTATTAAAGGAGCAAAAAACCTGACAGCTGTCAAGTCTGGAGGCACCTCTGATCCTTTTGTCAAAGG ATACCTCCTCCCTGACACCAACAAGTCAACCAAGCACAAGACGGAGGTGCAGAGACGCACTGTGAACCCACAGTGGAACCACACCTTCACCTACTGCGGCCTGCAGCCCGGAGATCTCAATAATGTCTGTCTGGAGCTCACTGTGTGGGACAAAGAAGCCCTCGCCAGCAACGTCTTCCTGGGAGGGGTCAGGCTTGGAGctggcacag GTCAAAGTTATGGGAAAGACGTAGACTGGATGGACTCATTTGGGGAGGAGCAGCGCGCGTGGCAACGCATGATCGAAAACCCAGAGGTTCCGCAGGAGTGCACTTTGCTCCTTCGATCCAGCATGCGCAAGTGCAGCACATGA
- the sytl5 gene encoding synaptotagmin-like protein 5 isoform X3, with protein MEQLGEDLDFAFLLEHERDMILKVLQKDEKLRKREEKRIRRLKNELLEMKHKGFHRPQEVGERQCARCLKALGLIFGRGDLCTECQLRICNDCSIKLPNTYQWKCNVCAKISELKVATGEWFLEERSKRFEQGVPSSDAIKQTIMSIPYSAENKSTENLSVASDLEATDTPKSKRSAIRSVVDGARRRGKGKMEKMGNRLNVKPENGFDSSSVRSVSDGDARSERSVRSTQSSRSARDSSGLLESSGMPTVINNVGSTTPDRLSSCSDTRRVRPDGAESVASLYSSDTASDKRAASHHTHNSGTPTISVSRASGSSDHSRSEVDLLGPGSEHSDDTLSLRSRSVPGFNETEFSDEEEDIDALISAHNKTDDRHLSSALSTSSINSMMSMYSDTGDYGNARVSGEILLNISYSYKTGALNILVKECHNLATGDERKQRTDAYVKTYLLPDTSRQSKRKTSIKSNSINPVFNENLRYVISHSQLETRSLQVSVWHHDRFGQNRFLGEVELTFDTWELDTQIEEWYALQPKIEENIDTTMQYKGELTVVLKYIPAEKNLLLPLDQVQVSKGFLKGRKASSFSLPKGGMVELLIKGAKNLTAVKSGGTSDPFVKGYLLPDTNKSTKHKTEVQRRTVNPQWNHTFTYCGLQPGDLNNVCLELTVWDKEALASNVFLGGVRLGAGTGQSYGKDVDWMDSFGEEQRAWQRMIENPEVPQECTLLLRSSMRKCST; from the exons ATGGAGCAGCTCGGGGAGGACCTGGATTTCGCCTTTCTGCTGGAGCACGAGAGAGACATGATCCTGAAGGTGTTGCAGAAAGATGAGAAGctcaggaagagggaggagaagaggataCG GCGACTGAAGAACGAGCTGTTGGAAATGAAACACAAAGGCTTCCATCGGCCACAGGAGGTTGGAGAGCGCCAGTGCGCTCGCTGCCTCAAGGCCTTGGGTCTGATCTTTGGGCGCGGCGATCTCTGCACAGAATGTCAGCTGCGCATCTGCAATGACTGCAGCATTAAACTACCCAACACCTACCAGTGGAAGTGTAACGTGTGTGCCAAGATCTC GGAGCTGAAGGTGGCAACAGGAGAGTGGTTCCTGGAGGAGCGGTCCAAGCGCTTTGAGCAGGGAGTGCCCAGCAGTGACGCCATCAAACAGACCATCATGAGCATCCCATACT CTGCAGAAAACAAATCGACAGAGAATCTGTCGGTGGCTAGTGACTTGGAGGCAACGGACACTCCGAAATCCAAAAGATCCGCCATACGCAGCGTAGTGGATGGTGccaggaggagagg aaaggggaagatggagaaaatgggTAACCGGCTGAATGTGAAGCCAGAGAACGGATTTGACAGCTCCAGTGTCAGATCTGTGTCAGACGGAGATGCTCGCAGCGAGAGGAGCGTTCGCTCCACTCAGAGTTCACGATCAGCCAG AGACAGTTCAGGGCTGTTGGAGTCCTCAGGGATGCCCACGGTCATCAACAATGTGGGATCAACAACGCCGGACAGACTGTCCTCCTGCAGCGACACccggagggtcagg CCTGATGGAGCAGAAAGTGTCGCCAGCTTATACTCCAGCGACACTGCGTCTGACAAAAGAGCCGCCAGCCATCACACGCATAACTCAGGCACCCCGACCATCTCTGTCTCCAGGGCGTCCGGGTCATCCG ATCACAGTCGCTCTGAGGTGGATCTGCTGGGGCCTGGCTCTGAACACAGCGACGACACCCTCAGCCTCAGAAGCCGTTCTGTCCCCGGGTTCAATGAAACG GAGTTCTccgacgaggaggaggacatcgATGCCCTGATATCGGCTCACAATAAGACTGATGACCGGCACCTGAGCAGCGCGTTGTCAACG AGCAGCATAAACAGCATGATGAGCATGTACAGTGATACCGGTGACTATGGCAACGCCAGAGTAAGTGGTGAGATTCTGCTGAACATCAGCTACAGCTACAAGACTGGTGCTCTCAACATTCTGGTAAAGGAGTGTCACAACCTCGCCACTGGAGATGAGAGGAAGCAACGCACTGACgc CTATGTGAAGACATACCTGCTGCCAGATACGTCCCGGCAGAGCAAGAGGAAGACGAGCATCAAGTCCAATTCCATCAACCCTGTTTTCAACGAGAAcctgagg TATGTTATCAGCCACTCTCAGCTGGAGACTCGAAGTCTGCAGGTCTCTGTGTGGCACCACGATCGCTTCGGACAGAACAGATTCCTGGGAGAGGTGGAGTTGACTTTCGACACCTGGGAGCTTGACACCCAGATAGAGGAGTGGTACGCGCTGCAGCCCAAG ATAGAGGAAAATATAGACACCACAATGCAGTACAAAGGAGAACTGACTGTGGTGTTGAAGTATATACCTGCAGAAAAGAACCTCTTGCTTCCTCTGGACCAAGTGCAAG TAAGTAAAGGGTTCCTGAAAGGCCGGAAGGCCAGCAGCTTCAGTCTGCCTAAAGGGGGCATGGTTGAGCTGCTTATTAAAGGAGCAAAAAACCTGACAGCTGTCAAGTCTGGAGGCACCTCTGATCCTTTTGTCAAAGG ATACCTCCTCCCTGACACCAACAAGTCAACCAAGCACAAGACGGAGGTGCAGAGACGCACTGTGAACCCACAGTGGAACCACACCTTCACCTACTGCGGCCTGCAGCCCGGAGATCTCAATAATGTCTGTCTGGAGCTCACTGTGTGGGACAAAGAAGCCCTCGCCAGCAACGTCTTCCTGGGAGGGGTCAGGCTTGGAGctggcacag GTCAAAGTTATGGGAAAGACGTAGACTGGATGGACTCATTTGGGGAGGAGCAGCGCGCGTGGCAACGCATGATCGAAAACCCAGAGGTTCCGCAGGAGTGCACTTTGCTCCTTCGATCCAGCATGCGCAAGTGCAGCACATGA
- the sytl5 gene encoding synaptotagmin-like protein 5 isoform X2: MEQLGEDLDFAFLLEHERDMILKVLQKDEKLRKREEKRIRRLKNELLEMKHKGFHRPQEVGERQCARCLKALGLIFGRGDLCTECQLRICNDCSIKLPNTYQWKCNVCAKISELKVATGEWFLEERSKRFEQGVPSSDAIKQTIMSIPYSAENKSTENLSVASDLEATDTPKSKRSAIRSVVDGARRRGKGKMEKMGNRLNVKPENGFDSSSVRSVSDGDARSERSVRSTQSSRSARDSSGLLESSGMPTVINNVGSTTPDRLSSCSDTRRPDGAESVASLYSSDTASDKRAASHHTHNSGTPTISVSRASGSSDHSRSEVDLLGPGSEHSDDTLSLRSRSVPGFNETEFSDEEEDIDALISAHNKTDDRHLSSALSTSSTPGSERRWGYLNIPDSDAETSSINSMMSMYSDTGDYGNARVSGEILLNISYSYKTGALNILVKECHNLATGDERKQRTDAYVKTYLLPDTSRQSKRKTSIKSNSINPVFNENLRYVISHSQLETRSLQVSVWHHDRFGQNRFLGEVELTFDTWELDTQIEEWYALQPKIEENIDTTMQYKGELTVVLKYIPAEKNLLLPLDQVQVSKGFLKGRKASSFSLPKGGMVELLIKGAKNLTAVKSGGTSDPFVKGYLLPDTNKSTKHKTEVQRRTVNPQWNHTFTYCGLQPGDLNNVCLELTVWDKEALASNVFLGGVRLGAGTGQSYGKDVDWMDSFGEEQRAWQRMIENPEVPQECTLLLRSSMRKCST, encoded by the exons ATGGAGCAGCTCGGGGAGGACCTGGATTTCGCCTTTCTGCTGGAGCACGAGAGAGACATGATCCTGAAGGTGTTGCAGAAAGATGAGAAGctcaggaagagggaggagaagaggataCG GCGACTGAAGAACGAGCTGTTGGAAATGAAACACAAAGGCTTCCATCGGCCACAGGAGGTTGGAGAGCGCCAGTGCGCTCGCTGCCTCAAGGCCTTGGGTCTGATCTTTGGGCGCGGCGATCTCTGCACAGAATGTCAGCTGCGCATCTGCAATGACTGCAGCATTAAACTACCCAACACCTACCAGTGGAAGTGTAACGTGTGTGCCAAGATCTC GGAGCTGAAGGTGGCAACAGGAGAGTGGTTCCTGGAGGAGCGGTCCAAGCGCTTTGAGCAGGGAGTGCCCAGCAGTGACGCCATCAAACAGACCATCATGAGCATCCCATACT CTGCAGAAAACAAATCGACAGAGAATCTGTCGGTGGCTAGTGACTTGGAGGCAACGGACACTCCGAAATCCAAAAGATCCGCCATACGCAGCGTAGTGGATGGTGccaggaggagagg aaaggggaagatggagaaaatgggTAACCGGCTGAATGTGAAGCCAGAGAACGGATTTGACAGCTCCAGTGTCAGATCTGTGTCAGACGGAGATGCTCGCAGCGAGAGGAGCGTTCGCTCCACTCAGAGTTCACGATCAGCCAG AGACAGTTCAGGGCTGTTGGAGTCCTCAGGGATGCCCACGGTCATCAACAATGTGGGATCAACAACGCCGGACAGACTGTCCTCCTGCAGCGACACccggagg CCTGATGGAGCAGAAAGTGTCGCCAGCTTATACTCCAGCGACACTGCGTCTGACAAAAGAGCCGCCAGCCATCACACGCATAACTCAGGCACCCCGACCATCTCTGTCTCCAGGGCGTCCGGGTCATCCG ATCACAGTCGCTCTGAGGTGGATCTGCTGGGGCCTGGCTCTGAACACAGCGACGACACCCTCAGCCTCAGAAGCCGTTCTGTCCCCGGGTTCAATGAAACG GAGTTCTccgacgaggaggaggacatcgATGCCCTGATATCGGCTCACAATAAGACTGATGACCGGCACCTGAGCAGCGCGTTGTCAACG TCTTCCACTCCTGGCTCTGAGAGGAGATGGGGGTACCTTAATATCCCTGACTCGGATGCAGAGACT AGCAGCATAAACAGCATGATGAGCATGTACAGTGATACCGGTGACTATGGCAACGCCAGAGTAAGTGGTGAGATTCTGCTGAACATCAGCTACAGCTACAAGACTGGTGCTCTCAACATTCTGGTAAAGGAGTGTCACAACCTCGCCACTGGAGATGAGAGGAAGCAACGCACTGACgc CTATGTGAAGACATACCTGCTGCCAGATACGTCCCGGCAGAGCAAGAGGAAGACGAGCATCAAGTCCAATTCCATCAACCCTGTTTTCAACGAGAAcctgagg TATGTTATCAGCCACTCTCAGCTGGAGACTCGAAGTCTGCAGGTCTCTGTGTGGCACCACGATCGCTTCGGACAGAACAGATTCCTGGGAGAGGTGGAGTTGACTTTCGACACCTGGGAGCTTGACACCCAGATAGAGGAGTGGTACGCGCTGCAGCCCAAG ATAGAGGAAAATATAGACACCACAATGCAGTACAAAGGAGAACTGACTGTGGTGTTGAAGTATATACCTGCAGAAAAGAACCTCTTGCTTCCTCTGGACCAAGTGCAAG TAAGTAAAGGGTTCCTGAAAGGCCGGAAGGCCAGCAGCTTCAGTCTGCCTAAAGGGGGCATGGTTGAGCTGCTTATTAAAGGAGCAAAAAACCTGACAGCTGTCAAGTCTGGAGGCACCTCTGATCCTTTTGTCAAAGG ATACCTCCTCCCTGACACCAACAAGTCAACCAAGCACAAGACGGAGGTGCAGAGACGCACTGTGAACCCACAGTGGAACCACACCTTCACCTACTGCGGCCTGCAGCCCGGAGATCTCAATAATGTCTGTCTGGAGCTCACTGTGTGGGACAAAGAAGCCCTCGCCAGCAACGTCTTCCTGGGAGGGGTCAGGCTTGGAGctggcacag GTCAAAGTTATGGGAAAGACGTAGACTGGATGGACTCATTTGGGGAGGAGCAGCGCGCGTGGCAACGCATGATCGAAAACCCAGAGGTTCCGCAGGAGTGCACTTTGCTCCTTCGATCCAGCATGCGCAAGTGCAGCACATGA